The following are from one region of the Haloactinomyces albus genome:
- the pstC gene encoding phosphate ABC transporter permease subunit PstC, with amino-acid sequence MQSASERRRARQRPGDRVFTGTATGAGILILVLLAGVAAFLLIEAWPALLAPDEKIPGGEGLVVYIWPLVFGTLWAAVLALVIAAPLAVLIALFITHYAPRHFAQGLGYIIDLLAAVPSIIYGLWGFSVLAPATTGLTRWLEDNLGFIPLFAGPVSTTGRTMFTTALVLAVMILPIITAVVREAFVQTPRLHEEASLALGATRLEMIRMAVLPFGRSSIVSGSMLGLGRALGETMAVAIVLSTSGGVTFNLISSGNPSTIAANIALEFPESSGIAIDTLIASGLVLFAITLVVNMLARAIVNRSRDSSGAN; translated from the coding sequence ATTCAAAGCGCATCCGAACGCCGCAGAGCGAGGCAGCGGCCGGGAGACCGCGTGTTCACCGGTACCGCGACCGGTGCGGGCATCCTGATCCTCGTGCTCCTGGCCGGCGTCGCCGCGTTTCTGCTGATCGAGGCCTGGCCTGCGTTGCTCGCCCCGGACGAGAAAATCCCGGGCGGTGAGGGACTGGTCGTCTACATTTGGCCGCTGGTGTTCGGCACCTTGTGGGCGGCCGTGCTGGCGCTGGTGATCGCCGCACCGCTGGCGGTGCTCATCGCGCTGTTCATCACCCATTACGCCCCGCGTCACTTCGCACAGGGGCTGGGCTACATCATCGACCTGCTTGCCGCCGTGCCGAGCATCATCTACGGCCTCTGGGGATTCTCCGTGCTCGCGCCGGCTACCACGGGCCTGACCCGGTGGCTGGAGGACAACCTCGGTTTCATCCCGCTGTTCGCGGGCCCGGTCTCGACCACCGGTCGCACCATGTTCACCACAGCACTGGTGCTCGCGGTGATGATCCTGCCGATCATCACCGCGGTCGTGCGGGAGGCTTTCGTGCAGACGCCACGCCTGCACGAGGAAGCCTCCCTGGCGCTGGGTGCCACTCGTCTGGAGATGATCCGGATGGCGGTGTTGCCGTTCGGTCGCTCCAGCATCGTCAGCGGGTCCATGCTCGGTCTCGGACGCGCGCTGGGCGAGACGATGGCCGTGGCGATCGTCCTCTCGACGTCCGGCGGGGTCACGTTCAACCTGATCAGTTCGGGCAACCCGTCGACGATCGCGGCCAACATCGCGCTGGAGTTCCCGGAATCCTCCGGCATCGCCATCGACACCCTGATCGCCTCCGGCCTCGTCCTGTTCGCCATCACGCTGGTGGTGAACATGCTCGCCCGAGCGATCGTCAACCGGAGCCGCGACTCTTCGGGAGCCAACTGA